One genomic region from Pecten maximus chromosome 5, xPecMax1.1, whole genome shotgun sequence encodes:
- the LOC117327055 gene encoding achaete-scute homolog 2-like — protein MNTAKILQQYILIKPNTFHNDGQSQALRSLENAPHILSENGQYLTKSIISCQADSTSCVKRTKVSSMSRRNARERRRVKMINLGYETLRDHVPAGIENKKLSKVDTLRSAVDYIKELQHLLEMTNTDGSSKNNGQQSHCETIKQECPSPVSTACCNSQISSTTTSPSDSVHSRRTETSTPSGQSLHLQPDNRVVSREENVFIDIAEWLCRSSAGYPSIGIGFEGLET, from the exons ATGAACACGGCAAAAATTTTGCagcaatatattttgattaagcCCAATACTTTTCATAATGACGGGCAATCACAGGCGCTGCGGTCACTTGAAAATGCACCACATATTTTATCAGAGAACGGCCAATACCTAACGAAAAGCATCATCAGCTGCCAAGCCGATTCAACATCATGTGTCAAGCGCACCAAAGTGTCCAGCATGTCGCGCCGAAACGCCAGAGAACGAAGGCGCGTGAAAATGATCAACCTTGGTTACGAGACACTCAGAGATCATGTTCCGGCTGGAATTGAGAATAAGAAACTAAGCAAAGTGGACACTCTACGCTCAGCGGTGGACTATATTAAAGAGTTGCAGCATCTTCTAGAAATGACCAATACCGACGGAAGTAGTAAAAATAACGGACAGCAATCTCATTGTGAGACTATTAAGCAAGAATGTCCGTCCCCAGTGTCCACTGCTTGCTGTAACAGTCAGATTTCCAGTACGACCACGAGTCCATCGGACAGTGTCCACTCGAGAAGGACGGAAACGTCGACTCCTTCTGGACAATCCTTGCATCTTCAACCGGACAACCGTGTAGTGTCGAGAGAAGAGAATGTGTTCATAGACATTGCAGAATGGCTCTGTAGATCATCAGCTGGTTACCCTAGCATAGGAATTGGATTTGAAG GACTGGAAACGTGA
- the LOC117326749 gene encoding uncharacterized protein LOC117326749 produces the protein MGTARRNGSEEQLQKVGRSGWEQLGGGMGVRNSYRRREGVMGTDGRNGSGEQLQKEGKSGWERLGGGMGVRNSYRRREGVMGTARRNGSGEQLQKEGKSGWERLGRGMGVRKSYRRREGVIGTARRNGSEEQLQKEGRSGWERTAKRRNGSEEQLQKEGCKGGKEWMGTARRRNGSGEQLQKEGRSEWERLEEEWEWGTVTEGWKEWMGTARRNGSEEQLQKEGRSGWERLEEEWEWGTVTEGGKE, from the exons ATGGGAACGGCTAGGAGGAATGGGAGTGAGGAACAGTTACAGAAGGTGGGAAGGAGTGGATGGGAACAGCTAGGAGGAGGAATGGGAGTGAGGAACAGTTATAGAAGGAGGGAAGGAGTGATGGGAACAGATGGGAGGAATGGGAGTGGGGAACAGTTACAGAAGGAGGGAAAGAGTGGATGGGAACGGCTAGGAGGAGGAATGGGAGTGAGGAACAGTTATAGAAGGAGGGAAGGAGTGATGGGAACAGCTAGGAGGAATGGGAGTGGGGAACAGTTACAGAAGGAGGGAAAGAGTGGATGGGAACGGCTAGGAAGAGGAATGGGAGTGAGGAAAAGTTACAGAAGGAGGGAAGGAGTGATAGGAACAGCTAGGAGGAATGGAAGTGAGGAACAGTTACAGAAGGAGGGAAGGAGTGGATGGGAACGAACGGCTAAGAGGAGGAATGGGAGTGAGGAACAGTTACAAAAGGAGGGATGCA AAGGAGGGAAAGAGTGGATGGGAACGGCTAGGAGGAGGAATGGGAGTGGGGAACAGTTACAGAAGGAGGGAAGGAGTGAATGGGAACGGCTAGAGGAGGAATGGGAGTGGGGAACAGTTACAGAAGGATGGAAGGAGTGGATGGGAACGGCTAGGAGGAATGGGAGTGAGGAACAGTTACAGAAGGAGGGAAGGAGTGGATGGGAACGGCTAGAGGAGGAATGGGAGTGGGGAACAGTTACAGAAGGAGGGAAGGAGTGA